From a region of the Erythrobacter neustonensis genome:
- a CDS encoding peptidylprolyl isomerase: MTRPEGGTKRVSVKLFTKALFAKTGIALTTTGMLGLVLAPVALSAQTVAVPTAENPFGLPADITLFGKTDPDRRTATAIVNGYVITGTDIDQRVALVTAASEAPIPEDELLRLRVQVLRNLIDETLKIQKAAADEIAAPRDEIERTFQQLVAQNFGGDTAKMDAYLASIGSSSASLKRQIEGEVAWENILRRNITPFVNVSAEEVNEFLKRMNEARGTDEYRVGEIYLTATTENRATVLANAQAIMQQLQQGGSFVAYARQYSEASSAVVGGDLGWVRLGQLPPEIGAVTRTMQTGQLKGPIEVPGGFSIIYLINKRQVLMADPTEALLSLKQVSITFPAGVTQAQAEARVAEFGNFMKTVRGCGDVDAGAAKIGAQVVSNDQIKAATLPEQLRNILLNLQVGQSTPPFGGIQEGVRVLMLCGRDDPKDAGAPTFATVMSQIEEERVNKRAQRLLRDLRNDAYIEYN, encoded by the coding sequence ATGACTAGGCCAGAAGGCGGGACCAAACGAGTGAGTGTAAAGCTGTTTACCAAGGCGCTGTTCGCCAAGACCGGAATTGCCCTGACCACCACCGGAATGCTCGGCCTCGTGCTCGCGCCGGTTGCCCTGTCGGCGCAGACCGTTGCGGTGCCGACTGCGGAAAACCCCTTCGGCCTGCCTGCCGACATCACCCTGTTCGGCAAGACCGATCCCGACCGCCGGACCGCGACCGCGATCGTCAATGGCTATGTCATCACCGGAACCGACATCGATCAGCGCGTCGCGCTCGTCACCGCCGCATCCGAAGCGCCCATCCCCGAAGATGAACTGCTGCGCCTGCGGGTGCAGGTGCTGCGCAACCTGATCGACGAAACGCTCAAGATCCAGAAGGCCGCCGCCGACGAGATCGCCGCCCCGCGCGACGAGATCGAGCGCACCTTCCAGCAGCTCGTCGCGCAGAATTTCGGCGGCGATACCGCCAAGATGGACGCCTATCTGGCGTCGATCGGCTCGTCGTCGGCATCGCTCAAGCGGCAGATCGAAGGCGAAGTCGCGTGGGAGAACATCCTGCGCCGCAACATCACGCCGTTCGTCAACGTGTCGGCCGAAGAGGTCAACGAGTTCCTCAAGCGGATGAACGAAGCGCGCGGCACCGACGAATATCGCGTCGGCGAGATCTATCTGACCGCCACGACCGAAAACCGCGCCACCGTGCTCGCCAATGCGCAGGCGATCATGCAGCAATTGCAGCAGGGTGGCAGCTTTGTCGCCTATGCGCGGCAATATTCCGAAGCGAGCAGCGCGGTCGTCGGCGGCGATCTAGGCTGGGTGCGGCTCGGCCAGCTGCCGCCCGAAATCGGCGCGGTAACCCGCACGATGCAGACGGGCCAGTTGAAGGGCCCGATCGAGGTTCCCGGCGGCTTTTCGATCATCTACCTGATCAACAAGCGTCAGGTGCTGATGGCTGATCCGACCGAAGCACTGCTCAGCCTGAAGCAGGTGTCGATCACCTTCCCTGCGGGCGTTACGCAGGCACAGGCCGAAGCGCGTGTGGCAGAATTCGGCAACTTCATGAAGACCGTGCGTGGCTGCGGCGATGTCGATGCCGGCGCGGCGAAGATCGGCGCCCAAGTCGTATCGAACGACCAAATCAAGGCAGCGACCCTGCCCGAGCAACTGCGCAACATCCTGCTGAACCTCCAGGTCGGTCAGTCGACCCCGCCGTTCGGCGGCATTCAGGAAGGCGTGCGCGTGCTGATGCTGTGCGGACGCGATGATCCCAAGGATGCCGGCGCGCCGACCTTTGCCACGGTGATGAGCCAGATCGAGGAAGAGCGCGTCAACAAGCGCGCACAGCGGTTGCTGCGCGATCTGCGCAACGACGCCTATATCGAATACAATTGA
- the pdxA gene encoding 4-hydroxythreonine-4-phosphate dehydrogenase PdxA → MSHAPLAITLGDPAGIGPEVILGAWARLRAERRAPPAFVVGGAGLLRAAGEALRIDCPVVPIATADEAAFACAAGLPVMAGLDVPYAPGQPTADGAQAALASLQWGTRLARAGTAAGVVTAPIAKAALAAIGWDYPGQTEYLADACGAPYRDAVMMLAGPSLRTVPLTVHVALAEVPTLLSPGLIVHKARIVAAGLTRDFGIPRPRLAIAALNPHAGEQGQFGDEEARIIAPAIAELRAEGIDATGPVPGDALFTPRARQGYDAALCMYHDQALIPLKALEFDEGVNVTLGLPIIRTSPDHGTAFDIAGKGLADPGAMAAAILMAADMAMARHRG, encoded by the coding sequence CTGTCACACGCGCCCCTTGCGATCACGCTGGGCGATCCGGCGGGAATCGGGCCGGAAGTAATCCTTGGCGCGTGGGCAAGGCTGCGCGCTGAACGCCGCGCCCCGCCGGCCTTCGTGGTCGGCGGCGCGGGCCTGCTTCGCGCGGCGGGCGAGGCGCTGCGGATCGACTGTCCGGTGGTGCCGATTGCGACCGCCGACGAGGCGGCTTTCGCCTGCGCTGCGGGACTGCCGGTGATGGCGGGGCTCGACGTTCCCTATGCACCTGGCCAGCCGACAGCCGACGGCGCGCAGGCAGCGCTGGCATCGTTGCAATGGGGCACGCGGCTCGCGCGCGCCGGGACGGCGGCGGGCGTGGTCACCGCACCCATCGCCAAGGCGGCGCTGGCGGCGATCGGATGGGATTATCCGGGACAGACCGAATATCTCGCCGATGCCTGCGGCGCGCCCTACCGCGATGCGGTGATGATGCTGGCGGGGCCATCGCTTCGCACCGTCCCGCTGACAGTGCATGTCGCATTGGCCGAAGTGCCCACGCTGCTCTCGCCCGGGCTGATCGTCCACAAGGCGCGAATCGTCGCTGCCGGGCTGACGCGAGATTTCGGCATCCCGCGCCCGCGTCTCGCGATCGCCGCACTGAACCCGCATGCGGGAGAGCAAGGCCAGTTCGGCGATGAGGAAGCGCGGATCATCGCCCCTGCGATTGCAGAGCTTCGCGCCGAGGGCATCGATGCCACCGGACCCGTGCCCGGCGACGCGCTGTTCACGCCGCGCGCGCGCCAAGGCTATGATGCGGCCTTGTGCATGTATCACGATCAGGCGCTGATCCCGCTGAAGGCGCTCGAATTCGATGAGGGCGTCAATGTCACGCTCGGGCTGCCGATCATCCGCACCTCGCCCGATCACGGCACTGCCTTCGACATTGCGGGCAAGGGCCTCGCCGATCCCGGCGCAATGGCCGCGGCGATCCTGATGGCGGCAGACATGGCGATGGCGCGGCACCGCGGCTGA
- the rsmA gene encoding 16S rRNA (adenine(1518)-N(6)/adenine(1519)-N(6))-dimethyltransferase RsmA — translation MSTPPLPPIRDVIQRHGLAASKALGQNFLLDEQLLARIAALPGDLAGAQVLEVGPGPGGLTRALLRAGARVTAIEMDRRCLPALAELGESFPGQLTVIEGDALKLDHNALMNAEPFHVLSNLPYNVGTALFVRWLSGEAWPPLWQSLTLMFQREVADRIAAGAGEDAYGRLAVLAQWRSEARLAMKVHRSAFTPPPKVMSAIVHVTPAAMPEGVSARMLERLTEAAFGQRRKMLRQSLKGVPGALEALSRIGIDETRRAETVSVAEFVALARALGAARAEP, via the coding sequence GTGAGCACCCCGCCCCTGCCCCCGATCCGCGATGTCATCCAGCGCCACGGCCTCGCTGCGTCCAAGGCGCTGGGGCAGAACTTCCTGCTCGACGAGCAATTGCTTGCGCGCATCGCCGCGCTGCCGGGCGATCTGGCCGGCGCGCAGGTGCTTGAAGTCGGGCCCGGCCCCGGCGGCCTGACGCGCGCGCTGTTGCGAGCGGGCGCGCGGGTTACCGCGATCGAGATGGACCGCCGCTGCCTGCCCGCGCTCGCCGAACTGGGGGAGAGTTTCCCCGGCCAGTTGACCGTGATCGAAGGCGATGCGCTCAAGCTCGATCACAATGCGCTTATGAACGCAGAGCCGTTCCATGTATTGTCGAACCTTCCCTACAACGTCGGCACCGCCTTGTTCGTGCGCTGGCTTTCGGGCGAGGCGTGGCCGCCGCTGTGGCAATCGCTGACACTGATGTTTCAGCGCGAGGTTGCCGACCGGATCGCGGCGGGCGCCGGCGAGGACGCCTATGGCCGCCTCGCAGTGCTTGCGCAGTGGCGCAGCGAAGCCCGGTTGGCGATGAAGGTTCACCGCAGCGCCTTTACCCCGCCCCCCAAGGTGATGAGCGCGATCGTCCACGTCACCCCTGCCGCGATGCCCGAAGGGGTTTCGGCGCGGATGCTCGAACGCCTTACCGAAGCCGCCTTCGGCCAGCGCCGCAAGATGCTGCGCCAGAGCCTGAAAGGCGTGCCGGGCGCATTGGAGGCGCTCAGCCGCATCGGCATCGACGAGACGCGGCGCGCCGAAACGGTCAGCGTGGCGGAGTTCGTGGCACTGGCGCGGGCGCTGGGTGCTGCCCGGGCAGAGCCTTAG
- a CDS encoding malate synthase G, whose product MTDMTTRAGVSIALPLATFLEKEVLAPLGRDADAFWQGFAALLAEFAPKNRALLAKREELQAQIDAWHMERAGKPHDAAAYKAFLTEIGYLVPEPGDFQIGTRNVDPEIATMAGPQLVVPILNARFLLNAANARWGSLYDAFYGTDALDAPPARPGGYDEARGAAVIARGRQFLDKTFPLAGGASWAGLAGREAIALADPAQQVGTTEKGVLLKNNGLHVEIVFDPATPVGATDKAGIADIIVEAALTTIADCEDSVAAVDAADKLLAYTNWLGIIRGDLSESFAKGGKTLTRTLAGDKTYTDAGGSVQTLKGRSLMFVRNVGHLMTNPAIRLPDGSEVPEGIMDAVFTSAISTLDVEGKGKFGNSACGSIYIVKPKMHGPEECAFTNHLFDCVEDLLGLPRHTIKVGVMDEERRTSANLAACIHAVKDRIVFINTGFLDRTGDEIHTSMRAGPMLRKGAMKSSAWLKSYEARNVAIGLAHGLSGKAQIGKGMWAAPDLMGQMMVEKIGHLNAGANTAWVPSPTAATLHALHYHQIDVFDVQKSLPEPMGLDALLSIPLAEGANWSEAEIAEELDNNCQGLLGYVVRWIDQGVGCSKVPDINDVGLMEDRATLRISSQHIANWLLHGVVSEAQVLDSLRRMAAKVDAQNAGDPLYVPLTGNEDDAAYRAAKDLIFKGVEQPSGYTEPLLHAWRLKQKAG is encoded by the coding sequence ATGACTGACATGACGACCCGCGCCGGCGTGAGCATCGCTTTGCCGCTGGCGACCTTCCTCGAAAAGGAAGTGCTGGCGCCGCTGGGGCGCGATGCCGATGCCTTTTGGCAGGGCTTTGCCGCGCTGCTGGCCGAGTTCGCGCCGAAGAACCGCGCGCTGCTGGCGAAGCGCGAGGAATTGCAGGCGCAGATCGACGCATGGCATATGGAGCGCGCGGGAAAGCCGCATGATGCCGCCGCCTACAAGGCGTTCCTGACCGAAATCGGCTACCTCGTTCCCGAGCCCGGCGACTTCCAGATCGGCACGCGGAACGTTGATCCCGAGATCGCGACGATGGCCGGGCCGCAGTTGGTGGTGCCGATCCTCAACGCCCGCTTCCTGCTCAACGCGGCGAATGCGCGTTGGGGGAGCCTGTATGATGCCTTCTACGGCACCGACGCGCTCGATGCGCCCCCGGCGCGGCCAGGCGGCTATGACGAGGCGCGGGGCGCGGCGGTGATCGCGCGCGGGCGGCAGTTCCTCGACAAAACCTTTCCGCTCGCGGGCGGGGCAAGCTGGGCTGGCCTTGCGGGCCGCGAGGCAATCGCGCTCGCCGATCCGGCGCAGCAGGTCGGAACGACCGAGAAGGGCGTGCTGCTCAAGAACAACGGATTGCACGTTGAAATCGTCTTCGATCCCGCCACCCCCGTCGGCGCGACCGACAAGGCGGGCATTGCCGATATCATCGTCGAAGCCGCGCTCACCACGATTGCCGATTGTGAGGATTCGGTCGCAGCGGTTGATGCGGCAGACAAGCTGCTCGCTTACACCAACTGGCTCGGCATCATCCGCGGCGACCTGTCGGAGAGCTTCGCGAAGGGCGGCAAGACCCTCACCCGTACGCTGGCAGGCGACAAGACCTACACCGATGCAGGCGGCAGCGTGCAGACCCTCAAGGGCCGCAGCCTGATGTTCGTGCGCAATGTCGGCCACCTGATGACCAACCCCGCGATCCGCCTTCCCGACGGCAGCGAGGTGCCCGAGGGCATCATGGACGCTGTTTTCACCAGCGCGATCAGCACGCTGGATGTGGAAGGCAAGGGCAAGTTCGGCAACTCGGCGTGCGGCTCGATCTACATCGTGAAGCCCAAGATGCACGGGCCGGAAGAATGTGCTTTCACCAACCACCTGTTCGATTGCGTGGAAGACCTGCTCGGCCTGCCGCGTCACACGATCAAGGTCGGTGTGATGGACGAAGAGCGCCGCACGTCGGCGAACCTTGCCGCCTGCATCCACGCGGTCAAAGACCGGATCGTGTTCATCAACACCGGCTTCCTCGACCGCACGGGGGACGAAATCCACACCTCGATGCGGGCCGGGCCGATGCTGCGCAAGGGCGCGATGAAGAGCTCAGCTTGGCTGAAATCCTACGAAGCGCGCAATGTCGCCATCGGCCTTGCCCACGGCCTGTCGGGCAAGGCGCAGATCGGCAAGGGCATGTGGGCCGCGCCCGATCTGATGGGGCAGATGATGGTCGAAAAGATCGGCCACCTCAACGCAGGCGCGAACACCGCATGGGTGCCGTCCCCCACCGCCGCGACGCTCCACGCGCTGCATTATCACCAGATCGACGTTTTCGATGTGCAGAAGAGCCTGCCCGAACCGATGGGCCTCGACGCGCTGCTGTCGATCCCGCTGGCCGAAGGCGCGAACTGGTCGGAAGCCGAAATCGCCGAGGAACTCGATAACAATTGCCAGGGCCTCTTGGGCTATGTCGTGCGCTGGATCGATCAGGGCGTGGGCTGTTCCAAGGTGCCCGACATCAATGATGTGGGCCTGATGGAAGACCGCGCGACCTTGCGCATTTCCTCGCAGCACATCGCCAACTGGCTGCTGCACGGGGTGGTGTCAGAAGCGCAGGTGCTCGATTCGCTGCGGCGGATGGCCGCCAAGGTCGACGCGCAGAACGCGGGCGATCCGCTTTACGTGCCGCTGACCGGCAACGAGGACGACGCGGCCTATCGCGCAGCCAAGGATCTGATCTTCAAGGGGGTGGAGCAGCCCAGCGGCTACACCGAACCGCTGCTGCACGCCTGGCGCCTCAAGCAGAAGGCCGGGTGA
- a CDS encoding hydrolase, whose product MDGITGQIDAGAMLAQVRAWSAINTGTANLVGLAEQADALAAAFAVLPGEVVLVDPAPVSAIAADGSEFEKPHGQHLVVRVRPQANRRILLTGHMDTVFPIDHPFQQQRWLDGETLNGPGVADMKGGIAVMLHALIAFEQTADASSLGYDVLINSDEETGSLASNALIAQLAAGKIAALTYEPAALPDGTLAHERGGTGNYSITFTGKSAHAGRNPHEGRNAIVAAADLILRLKALETAEITINPAKLEGGAANNVVPDHAVLRFNVRPRTIEAGAAFDHALSHLLIDIQNAHGVATHRHGGVTRPPKKVDAAAQALFDLVRECGAELGQTIRWQSSGGVCDGNNIAACGVPVVDTMGVRGGAIHSPDEYLIVPSLAERAALSARVITRLAQGALS is encoded by the coding sequence ATGGACGGGATAACGGGACAGATCGACGCGGGCGCGATGCTTGCGCAGGTGCGCGCGTGGAGCGCAATCAACACCGGCACCGCGAACCTTGTGGGTCTGGCCGAGCAGGCCGATGCGCTGGCGGCCGCCTTTGCCGTGCTGCCGGGCGAGGTCGTGCTGGTCGATCCTGCCCCCGTCAGCGCGATCGCCGCCGACGGCAGCGAATTCGAAAAACCCCACGGCCAGCATCTGGTGGTGCGCGTGCGCCCGCAGGCCAACCGGCGCATTTTGTTGACCGGGCACATGGATACGGTGTTTCCGATCGATCACCCCTTCCAGCAGCAGCGCTGGCTCGACGGCGAGACGCTGAACGGGCCCGGCGTTGCCGACATGAAGGGCGGGATCGCGGTGATGCTGCACGCGCTGATCGCCTTCGAACAGACTGCCGACGCGTCATCACTCGGCTATGATGTGCTGATCAACTCGGACGAGGAAACCGGGTCGCTTGCCAGCAATGCGCTGATCGCGCAGCTCGCCGCGGGCAAGATCGCCGCGCTCACCTACGAGCCCGCCGCGCTGCCCGATGGCACGCTCGCGCATGAACGCGGCGGCACGGGAAATTATTCGATCACATTCACCGGCAAAAGCGCGCACGCGGGCCGCAACCCGCACGAGGGGCGCAACGCCATCGTCGCCGCGGCCGATCTGATCCTGCGGCTGAAGGCGCTCGAAACTGCCGAGATCACGATCAACCCCGCCAAGCTCGAAGGCGGGGCGGCCAACAACGTCGTGCCCGATCACGCCGTGCTGCGCTTCAACGTGCGCCCGCGCACCATTGAGGCAGGCGCCGCCTTCGACCATGCGCTGAGCCACCTGCTGATCGATATCCAGAACGCGCACGGTGTCGCCACGCATCGTCACGGCGGTGTCACCCGCCCGCCCAAGAAGGTCGATGCCGCCGCGCAGGCCCTGTTCGATCTGGTGCGCGAATGCGGCGCCGAACTTGGTCAGACGATCCGCTGGCAATCGTCCGGCGGCGTGTGCGACGGCAACAACATCGCCGCCTGCGGTGTCCCCGTGGTCGACACGATGGGCGTGCGCGGCGGCGCGATCCATTCGCCGGACGAATATCTGATCGTCCCCAGCCTTGCCGAACGCGCCGCGTTGAGCGCGCGCGTCATCACCCGACTTGCTCAAGGAGCTCTATCGTGA
- a CDS encoding arginine N-succinyltransferase, with translation MTFRLRAARPADLEALYEMAKLTGGGFTNLPPDRAALQGKLERAETAFARAEDTIVDEQFVLVLENARTGAVRGTCQLMSQVGQRWPFYSYRLNTLTQYSQELDRTVRAELLSLVTDLEGSSEVGGLFLHPGERAGGLGLLLARSRYLFVAMHRPRFADRILAELRGIIDERGGSPFWDGVAGRFFGMSFQDADYFNAINGNQFIADLMPKHPVYIAMLNEDARSVIGVPHPTGRAAMRMLEDEGFRAEGYVDIFDGGPTMVAWTDSVTSVKNACNAKVTALDAAEGERAILATGHLATFRACFGARVLDGEGGIAIDSASADLLDVCEGDTVWSVAR, from the coding sequence GTGACCTTCCGCCTGCGCGCTGCGCGCCCCGCCGATCTTGAGGCATTGTACGAAATGGCCAAGCTGACCGGCGGCGGGTTCACCAACCTGCCGCCCGATCGCGCGGCCCTGCAGGGCAAGCTGGAACGCGCGGAAACCGCCTTTGCCCGCGCCGAGGACACGATCGTCGACGAGCAATTCGTGCTCGTGCTCGAAAATGCGCGCACCGGCGCGGTGCGCGGCACCTGCCAGCTGATGAGCCAGGTCGGCCAGCGCTGGCCGTTCTATTCCTATCGCCTCAACACGCTGACCCAGTATTCGCAGGAACTCGACCGCACGGTGCGCGCCGAGCTTTTGAGCCTCGTCACCGATCTCGAAGGGTCGAGCGAGGTCGGCGGATTGTTCCTGCACCCGGGCGAACGCGCCGGCGGGCTCGGGCTGCTGCTCGCGCGCTCGCGTTACCTGTTCGTGGCGATGCACCGCCCGCGCTTTGCCGACCGCATTCTGGCAGAATTGCGCGGCATCATCGACGAGCGCGGCGGATCGCCGTTCTGGGACGGGGTCGCGGGCCGGTTCTTCGGGATGAGCTTTCAGGACGCGGACTATTTCAACGCGATCAACGGCAACCAGTTCATCGCCGACCTGATGCCCAAGCACCCGGTCTATATCGCGATGCTCAACGAGGACGCGCGCTCGGTGATCGGCGTGCCGCACCCCACGGGGCGCGCGGCAATGCGGATGCTCGAGGACGAGGGCTTCCGCGCCGAAGGCTATGTCGACATCTTCGATGGCGGCCCCACGATGGTCGCCTGGACCGACAGCGTCACCAGCGTCAAGAACGCCTGCAATGCCAAGGTCACCGCGCTTGATGCCGCCGAAGGCGAACGCGCGATCCTTGCCACCGGCCACCTTGCCACGTTCCGCGCCTGTTTCGGCGCGCGGGTGCTCGACGGCGAAGGCGGGATCGCGATCGACAGCGCCAGCGCCGATCTGCTCGACGTGTGCGAAGGCGATACGGTGTGGAGCGTCGCGCGCTGA
- a CDS encoding class I SAM-dependent methyltransferase: MSIRTKACTAISRWMMTPPEAKMADIGDYGAWRDASLRSSWRHFSDEELRGRDVLDFGCGAGQLAMLFASKGLARSITGVDIDTAALGRAEAELAAHPEWSDTLRFIEGDVAGLPLADESVDLITAFDCMEHVMEPGAILADWARVLRPGGRVLLEWFPFKGPWGPHMEALIPVPWSHVLFGEKAMFRTAAAIYDDPAFVPRHWDLAEDGTKKPNKWTQWESFAEQAYVNQLDTATFRQLARAAGFAIARFDRSGFGRSAPMKRFGNTLMAVPGLADYVTSYTVIALEKPIR; this comes from the coding sequence ATGAGCATCCGCACCAAGGCCTGCACCGCGATTTCGCGCTGGATGATGACCCCGCCCGAGGCGAAGATGGCCGATATCGGCGATTACGGCGCGTGGCGCGATGCCTCGCTGCGGTCGAGCTGGCGGCATTTTTCGGACGAGGAACTGCGCGGGCGCGATGTCCTCGATTTCGGCTGCGGGGCAGGGCAGCTGGCGATGCTGTTTGCATCCAAGGGCCTGGCGCGCAGCATCACCGGGGTCGATATCGACACCGCCGCACTGGGTCGCGCCGAGGCTGAACTTGCCGCCCATCCCGAATGGTCGGACACCTTGCGCTTTATCGAGGGCGATGTCGCCGGCCTGCCGCTGGCGGATGAGAGCGTGGATCTCATCACTGCCTTCGATTGCATGGAACACGTGATGGAGCCGGGTGCGATCCTCGCCGATTGGGCCCGCGTGCTGCGCCCTGGCGGGCGCGTGCTGCTCGAATGGTTTCCGTTCAAGGGGCCGTGGGGCCCGCACATGGAAGCGCTGATCCCGGTGCCGTGGAGCCACGTGCTGTTCGGCGAGAAGGCGATGTTCCGCACCGCGGCGGCGATCTACGACGATCCCGCCTTCGTGCCGCGCCACTGGGATCTGGCCGAGGACGGAACCAAGAAGCCCAACAAGTGGACCCAGTGGGAAAGCTTTGCCGAGCAGGCCTATGTCAACCAGCTCGACACTGCCACATTCCGCCAGCTGGCGCGCGCGGCGGGCTTTGCCATCGCGCGGTTCGACCGGTCGGGTTTCGGCCGGTCGGCGCCGATGAAGCGTTTCGGCAACACGCTGATGGCGGTGCCGGGCCTTGCCGATTACGTCACCAGCTACACTGTGATTGCGCTCGAAAAACCGATCCGCTGA
- a CDS encoding N-succinylarginine dihydrolase, with the protein MKQSGTSFTEINFDGIVGPSHNYAGLSLGNIASASHAGDPSYPRAAALQGVEKMRGNLARLGVQGFLLPLPRPNRALSQALALDGSEPAQLRAAAWSASSMWTANAATVSPAPDTADGRCHLTPANLVTMLHRAQEWPDTQAQLRIAFGDERHFAIHDAVPATFGDEGAANHMRLCESHDQQGVEVFVYGRPGGRFPARQHEQASRLVARAHGLDPARTVFIEQNPEAIAAGAFHNDVVAVANGRVLFTHAEAFADQQGAYDAIRAAFPALEVVEVPSSAVSLAEAIRTYLFNAQLLTLPDGTMALIVPEECRESPSVWAWVEGMLAGNGPIRQVIPVDVRQSMANGGGPACLRLRVACDPATVDPRFLLTEAKADLIAQTIAAHWPEQIDPSDIGAPHLADTVIAARLALLDVLGLSELG; encoded by the coding sequence ATGAAACAAAGCGGCACATCTTTCACCGAAATCAACTTCGACGGGATCGTCGGCCCCAGCCACAACTATGCGGGCCTCAGTCTCGGCAACATCGCCAGCGCGAGCCACGCGGGCGATCCGTCCTATCCGCGCGCGGCCGCCTTGCAGGGGGTGGAAAAGATGCGCGGCAATCTGGCGCGGCTGGGCGTGCAGGGCTTCCTGTTGCCGCTCCCCCGGCCCAATCGCGCGCTGTCGCAGGCGCTCGCGCTCGACGGAAGCGAGCCTGCGCAGCTGCGCGCCGCGGCGTGGTCGGCCTCCTCGATGTGGACCGCCAATGCCGCCACTGTCAGCCCCGCCCCCGACACCGCCGACGGGCGCTGCCATCTGACCCCGGCAAACCTCGTCACCATGCTCCACCGCGCGCAGGAATGGCCCGACACGCAGGCGCAGCTCAGGATTGCCTTCGGCGACGAACGCCACTTCGCGATCCACGATGCGGTGCCAGCGACCTTCGGCGACGAGGGCGCGGCCAATCACATGCGGCTGTGCGAAAGCCACGATCAGCAAGGCGTCGAGGTGTTCGTCTATGGCCGTCCCGGTGGCCGCTTCCCCGCGCGCCAGCACGAACAGGCCAGCCGCCTCGTCGCGCGCGCGCATGGGCTCGATCCCGCGCGCACGGTCTTCATCGAACAGAACCCCGAAGCCATCGCCGCCGGCGCGTTCCACAATGATGTCGTCGCGGTCGCCAATGGCCGCGTGCTGTTCACCCATGCCGAAGCCTTTGCCGACCAGCAGGGCGCTTACGATGCGATCCGCGCGGCCTTCCCCGCGCTCGAAGTGGTCGAGGTGCCCTCCTCCGCGGTCAGCCTCGCCGAAGCGATCCGCACCTATCTGTTCAACGCGCAGCTCCTCACCCTGCCCGATGGCACGATGGCGCTGATCGTGCCCGAAGAATGCCGCGAATCCCCAAGCGTATGGGCGTGGGTCGAAGGCATGCTGGCGGGCAATGGCCCCATCCGGCAGGTGATCCCGGTCGATGTGCGCCAGTCGATGGCCAACGGCGGCGGCCCTGCCTGCCTGCGCCTGCGGGTCGCGTGCGATCCGGCGACCGTCGATCCCCGGTTCCTGCTGACCGAGGCCAAGGCCGATCTGATCGCGCAGACCATCGCCGCCCATTGGCCCGAACAAATCGATCCGTCCGATATCGGGGCACCGCATCTGGCGGACACCGTAATCGCGGCACGGCTTGCCCTTTTGGACGTCTTGGGCCTTTCGGAACTTGGTTAA
- the mscL gene encoding large conductance mechanosensitive channel protein MscL, giving the protein MLSEFKAFIAKGNVMDLAVGVIIGAAFGAIVKSLTDDIIMPLIGWIVGNIDFSDRYWVLSGDVAPGTSLAAAREAGANVLALGAFVSVVINFLILAFIIFMMVRYVNKITKQFARHEEAAAPAGPSETELLIEIRDALKK; this is encoded by the coding sequence ATGCTGTCGGAATTCAAGGCCTTTATCGCCAAGGGCAATGTCATGGATTTGGCCGTCGGGGTCATCATCGGCGCGGCGTTCGGGGCGATTGTCAAATCGTTGACTGATGACATCATCATGCCGCTGATCGGCTGGATTGTGGGCAATATCGACTTTTCCGACCGCTATTGGGTGCTGTCGGGCGATGTCGCCCCCGGCACGTCGCTCGCCGCCGCGCGCGAGGCGGGGGCCAACGTGCTGGCGCTGGGCGCGTTCGTTTCGGTCGTGATCAACTTCCTGATCCTGGCCTTCATCATCTTCATGATGGTGCGATACGTGAACAAGATCACGAAGCAGTTCGCGCGCCACGAAGAGGCCGCCGCGCCCGCCGGCCCGAGCGAAACCGAATTGTTGATCGAAATCCGTGATGCGCTGAAAAAGTGA